In Sorghum bicolor cultivar BTx623 chromosome 8, Sorghum_bicolor_NCBIv3, whole genome shotgun sequence, one genomic interval encodes:
- the LOC8063244 gene encoding uncharacterized protein LOC8063244 — protein sequence MAGGGLLGGAFWATRALEVVKRNDSPGLLWKRIKLTTTRKNNAKKRLKRLWQNEAVIRACGESESVSASNTASTAEKQQ from the exons ATGGCGGGCGGGGGCCTGCTTGGGGGCGCGTTCTGGGCGACGCGGGCGCTGGAGGTGGTCAAGCGGAATGATTCCCCGGGCCTGCTGTGGAAGCGCATCAAGCTGACAACCACCCGCAAGAACAACGCCAAGAAGCGCCTCAAGCGACTCTGGCAG AATGAGGCGGTTATAAGGGCTTGTGGTGAATCAGAATCTGTGTCAGCATCAAACACGGCTTCTACGGCTGAGAAACAACAGTAG